ttacttttatttattaCTCCATGTCTTCGGATGTAATCTATCTTCATGTATATCTCCCCataattaaatttttatttaagtGTTATCTATGTATATCTCCCCATAATTGAAGGGTATGTGGCCTTCCACATCAATTATCACATGAAAAGTGAATTTTATTTTAAACTCCTAAAATGATAAATACTTTGAGATATTTTTTGATATAATTATTTTTAGGAAGCACCTGCTACGACAGGTAATTTGAGATGGAGAGAGTATCATTAATATAAATTATAAAGCAGAAGGAAAGTAAATTTTAACAACCTGTGCGAGGACGGTTGAGATAAGTGTCTCCTACGGAGGTCATCAGCGtctgaggaggaggaggaagacgTTTCGTCGCTGGTGAAGTAACGAATATAAATATAGAAAAAACTCATAAAAAAGAGTGCAGTGAGAAGGACGAGAATTATTAACGCTATTGATGAATCAAAAGGTGCTGAGAGTTTAAATGGTCTTCCAATTGCTGTAGCAACGGAATCATTCATCATGGGTTGGaaagttgttgttgttgggtccGATGATAAACTCATTGTTTAAGTGTAAAATTATTGCtgagtttgattgttgtagtaaTAGTCTTCTAGTTTGAAATACTAATATTGAGGattattctcattttttttttgtgtgaagCAAAGAAAACATTAAATATTAGACAGTGATTTTTGATGTACAGTGTAATGGAAGAAGTTTGGAGCTTGGTGTTGGGAGAGAAAGAGAGTGAAGAGGATAAGGATGAACGACAGTGATTGTGATTACTCAAAATAAAAGACTACATCATTATTTATAGAGAATCAAAtagaataatataaaaaatatgttATTTTCTTATGCATACTAAACTAAAATTAGTAATTAATATAGATACTAGatagaaaaataaatatttatcgACCTAAAAAAAAAGGGTAAATCACTAAAAACAAAAATTAGTGACAGATAAATTAGGTAACTAAACAGCTGAATTAGTCGTTAAGTAGGATTATCGACAGATACTATTGTTTGTTGTTTAGCTGTAAAATCTGTCTGTCACGAATATTCTAAAGTAGAAGGAAAGTAAATTTTAACGACCTGTGCGATGGTTGAGATAGGTGTCTCCTACTGCGGTCATCGGCGTCTGAGGAGGAAGAGGATTGTTAACTCCATTAATGAATCAAAAGGTGCAGAAAGTTTAAATGGTCTTCCAATTGCTGTAGCTACAGAATCATTCATCATGGGTTGGAAAGTTGCTGTCGggtatgatgatgatgaactCATTGTTGAGTGTGTATTTATTTCTTGGTTTGATTGTGATTGTTGTAGTAGTCTTCTAGTATGAAATACTAATATAGAGGattttattgtcattttttttttattgtgaaGCGAAGAAAACATTAAATTATTAAACAGTGATTTTTGATGTACAATGTTATGGAAGAACCTGGAAATGAAGTTTGGAGCTGGGTGATGGGAGAGAAAAAGAGTGAAGAGGATAAGGATGAAGACAGTGATTATGATTACTGAAAATAAAAGACTACAttagaataatataaaaaaaatgttattttCTTATGCATACTAAATTAAAATGAAACTAAAATAATTAATGTAGATACTAAACAGAAAAATAAATATTCatcgattaaaaaaaaaaagtatatcacTAAATTCAAGAATTAGCGACAAATATATTATGTAACTAAACAGCAGAATCCATTGCTTACTCTCTTTACTGTTTAGCTATAGAATGTTTCTATCGCTAATTTCTATTTGTTATTTTTAAAATAGAAGGAAAGTAAATTTTAACAACCTGTGCGATGACGGTTGAGATAGGTGTCTCCTACGGCGGTCATCAGCGTCCGAGGAGGAAGGCGTTGTTGTATTGCCGGTGAAGTGACGAATATAAATAGAGAAAAATCCCAAGAAAAAGAGTGCAGTGAGAAGGACGAGAATTGTTACCGCCATTGATGAATCAAAAGGTGCTGAGAGTTTAAATGGTCTTTCAATTTCTGTAGTTACTGAATCATTCATCATGGGTTGGAAAGTTGCTGTCGGGTATGATAATGATGAACTCATTGTTGAGTGTGTATTTATTTCTTGGTTTGATTGTGATTGTTGTAGTAGTCTTCTAGTTTGATATACTAATATGGGGGATTTTATTCgcatttttttgtttgtttgtgtaGTGAAGAAAAAGAGAGATGAATAAACAGTGATTTTAGATGTACAATGTGTAATGTGGAAGATGCTAGAAATGAAATTTGGAGCTGTGCGTGTTAGGAGAAAGAAAGAGTGAAGAGGATAAGTATGGATGGAGATGATTATACATGGGGTCTACGAGCTTCATATTTTTGGCTTTAATTAATATACGTAGGTTTTGGATATTATTTGGCTTGAGTTATTGGGGTAGAATAAGAGACGtgggaaaaaaaaagaagtagaATAACAGACAAAAATAAGCTGGGATATTTAGCATTAATTTTTTGCACCATATTTGGTAGAAGTTATAAATTTatgctgggataaatttatatcttgtaccaaacaaagtataaaatacATCCCAACTTAAAAAATGGGATAtcccttcttatcccacttatcatgggattattttatcccatctcctaGATGGGATAAAATAGTCCCAAgagatgagataaattagtcccgggattataatctcgGGATAATTCTGTCTACGTACCAACGACCACTAAGTTTATGTATGTGTATTAAATATTTGCGATCATAATTGAGTAAAAattaggttcacataaattgaaacggaaccAACAAGGGTTGTGGTGTAGTGATTGGTACTACTCCATCCTTAACCAagagatcttgagtttgagccCCCTTGGATACGGAGTCACCACTGTTAGGGAGTGCTTTGTTCCCCAATGTAGGACTAGCTGACACGAATCTGAATTTAGTCAGACCCTAATGCGGATACTGGACACCGGATGGGAAAAAAAATTGATACGGGGGAGTATATGAGATTTAAGTGAGAATAATTGAGCTTTGGAAAACCTATAAATTATATGTTAATTTGCAGCTGAGTATATGAAGTCTAAATGAGAAGTTGAGCTTGTTTTTAAATATATGAATTTCacttgaaaataattattttaaaatagtGACTGCAAAATGATTACAAATTCACTTAAAGATTAGTTTCTACGCTCAAAATAAATTTTCTACTTTTTATTTATTGAGGTTGAAATAATGAGCTAAATAGTTTGTTAAAACGAAAAATCTGTCGAACGCATATTATGTAATAAGAAAGCCGACGACTACTTAAATTAAAATGACTCCTCACAAATCAAGTCAGAAGTGACTTAATTTCATTCAATTCAAGCCCTTATACCGTGTAAATTTGAACTAGTTAAAATCAATAATTTTAAGTAGcaaataattataaaaatatttcacttccttcaaagGTTGGAGcttcacaaaaattaaaataagatGGTATTTCAAACTTCAGATTCAGAATTAGAAGAAACAAGTATGTCGTCAGCAACAACTCATAGAATATTTTTCATTGTGCCTCAAGTTCAGATGATTAAAGCATCTCTGTTTGATATTTGGACTGTTTCAAGGCCTAGAATTACTCATTATCTCAAAAGTAATTTTTGTGCACAAATTTGTAGTATGCTGGTTAATATCACTCATCACAATGTTATCGAGGCCAAGATTTATGTTCTTCGATTATAATTTTTTTGGTGTATATAGCTAGAGGGTAGAATAACTCGTGCCTAACTCTTCATATAGATGGAACTTTTGGAATAAAATATTAttagaaaaataatattaaatccGCAGCCTATAGTTGGTGATTGTGATGTGAAGAGTATACGTGAATATTGTGGGCTAAAAACGTGATAGTGCCATCACCTTGGCAACAAAACAAGGAGTAGGCTGCAGGTTTTGGCTTTTCGATAGATATATAGAATCTTATGAGTTAAAAAACAAAAAGGTATTATTCATGCAGGCTTACGTGCTGTCTTCTAACATTTCTTGCTGGCTCAGCATTTCCTTAAAACGTCTTTGGACACGTCACACATTTTATTATTCCCTCCGTCTCACATCTTTAGGATTTCAAAATtcaaatgaattttttttaaccacgattttttcatttcttttaaaaaatttgatTTGTCAATTATTGTAACCTATTCTAGTATCTTTtacatagttttcaaatatgtaaagtttatttcaaaaaattaaaaaaaaaaatgtttgaagACGATCAAAATTAACAAATTTAACTCTCGATATTCGGATTGtgctacataaattgggacagtaGGAATATTTTGGTTCCGGCTATGAGGACATCTCTAGAATTGTGAAATATTTCCAGTATAGGTTTCTATATGATTCGTTGCTTATCTCGCTGATCTAAGAATTTAGTCATAGTTAAAGCTTCTTTATTGTGACGCAACAGTTAATAGACTATCATACATTTGCCAATTAGTTGGCCTAACGCAAATCAACGATACTTTTAATAGAGGCGGATTCATGATTTAAACTTTGAGTTCAATCTTTCAGGATTTTTAGTTGAACCCATTGTAATTTAAAAGTTATGTGTTCACGTCgactatttattgtaattttaataaatttttacacataaaattTTGCTCTGCGTCGAATGTTAGGGATTTAATTGAACCCCCATCTTGAATGCGACGTAATATGATATTAGTCGTTTTAGGTTAAATTCACATAACTTTTTTCAATACATCTCATTCGAAATAAAAATGTCATTATACCATACTATATGTGGGTTTACAATAATTTCAACAATTAATATGCAATTTTATTAGCACATTCAACAATTTCTCCCTCAAACTTAGGTTCCATCATGTTGTCCATCACCACGGTCATTGGGTCTctccctcgaactaagttccacgtgATCCATTATTATGATTCGCGGGTTAATATCCAAAATTTATTGTGTGCCAACCCCCATGATTAAGTATATATTTATCACCATCGAATCCCATAGCTAGCTTTTGTATGTGTGTGCGTGTATCCTTGATTAAAATAGTAAACCAAGCCTGACGTGATAAAAATAGTAAACCGAGCCTTACGATATcacaacccccaccccaccccaccccaacaCACACCAAACAATCTCTTTACTCTTTTTATTGAACGGGTAGCTTTGATATTAATTATTAGGTTAATCCATGGCATAATAAACTTGTATGATAATCACATCGTTACAATCTCAAATAATACAGTATTACTTTACTAAGTACTGTTGGGTTCCTAGTAGCTTTCGCGTTCGAAAAGGGCATATCGACCAAATTCTATTTCTTTGCTTATTTTTCACTTCAATTATAATCTAGTTTAGGAGAAATGCATCACTGTTTTCACGTTTACTGATAGGCATTGAATACACGAAGTTTGATAGTAATTGAATGTGAATGGGTGCACGTAAGGTAGTGGCGGAGCTAAAAATTTAAATTAACTTATATGATATTATATTTGGTCAAAATTCATGTAAAGAGTGTGCTTCTCATTTAAAAGATTAAACAGTTAGAGAAAAAATATACTTAGTTATTTATTTaataggattagtaaggtaagCTAGACCCCTTGCTTGTATTCCTTTGAGTTTCACTTTTATgatataaaagaaaaatgaattaTGCATTTTAACACGCCCCTCAAGTGTGATATTCTTTTTCATGAAACAAACACGTGAAAgatttattattataataattagtACGGTGAGATTTACACTCGAGATCTCTCCGTCTGCTCCAATACCAATAAATTTCCATGTTGTAGTTAAGAACTCGAAATTTCTTTCATGAATCCACCCGATATAAAAAGAGCGTACACTTCTTCGAGAACATAATTCTAAAGATTACTAATTGATTTAAATTAAATGTTGTACGTACAAATGTGACAATATCAGTAAATTATTCCACTGGTGAATGAATTAAAGCAAGCACAGAAACATAACAGATCAGCAGGTTTTGGGGCTTTATCATTTATTGTTGTGTTGAATTTTAGAAGCTACTGGAGTGATGACAAAACCCTATaacaagaaaagaagaaaaagttaTAAAACTTTCGACTAATTAGTTGAAAGTTGTGACCTAATTTGACCTATGGTGACCCAATTATTGAGTCATTAACTCCATTAAATGCATACTAGATGGCCACGAAGAATACAGATACGGGAAATATCGGAGCCGCTTCTTAATATTTATCCATGAAATGCAATTGAGAATAGCTCCtttttaatttgaaaataaaattagATAAAATTATCTATAGCTAAAAGACTGAAAAACGCCAACATCAATGTGCTGAAGTTCAATATCTCTACCAGTGAAATTCTAGAATATTGTGTTGGAGTTCAAAAACTTCAATAGGCGAAATCCAACACATTATGATAGAATTCAAAGATTCGCTACTGGGTAACTTCAACACAATATACTAAAATTTCAGCATACTGTAAAGGGATCGGAGTTCAAGGTATTAATAGAGTTGTGTGTATCCACTACtcatatgttgtgatgatgttgACTATTTCTTGTTTGAGCTCATCATATGTCTGCTGTAAACTTAGACGTTGATACGTATACCTACTTTATCATACTTACCATGATTATAGTTGTCTCAATTGGAACCAAAATCTTTCATGAGGCATATATTCACTACCTCATTTAATGGTGATCCATCTTAGGAGCAACTCTACAAACATCTCTATATTACGCTTGGAGTTTTGTTATATGCATTTTATGTGAGGGGAACTCAGTGTAAAATTCAAGACTTAAAGGGGGGATAGTAGCGATTAATTGATAGAAGTTGTTAGTCGGTTAAGTAGTTGTTAGCTGGTAAAAGACAGTAAAATAAATCAGACAGAAAATTAAAATTGCGGAAATTAAATTGAAAACAAGATTGGGAAATTTTTTGTGTTTTTCATGTAGCTAACTTTTCTATAGCCTTTGATGTATTTACAAGTGTACTCTAGTAAATAATGAATGGTTGAGATCAATTTCTTCAAGGTGGATGAGTCTCTATGGGCCTGTGTGCAACATTAAACATAATGGGCCTTGTTTCTTTGCATCTGTGCGTGCTAATGAGTCCAGTGTGTGTTGGCCCAATTCAGTTGAGCTCAAACCTTTTATTGATCTGATTTGAAGAGAAAAggatcaaaatcatccataatgtttgggtttggatcaaaatcatacatattctttcacatggagcactaatagtacattatgtttgcataagtggtgcacttttagtcaaactcccaaataaatttaacggaaaagaacaaaaatgcccctgaacttttagaaaaggtataaaaataccctttattcatctattttgctaaaactacccctcaattcaactttttgactcatttattccccttgactaaaggacaacactaattttttttaaaaaaaaattaaattaaattgcacatgacattttattactgaaaaattgatttattcttttaaaaagaaatctgaaaaatcgttatttgtagaataaggaaaaataatttttcaacatccgtttctttaaaaaacaaatgtagtaagccttatatatataaaacagaattggattttcattaaaacatgtggaatttttttaagtttggaaaactttttttaacgggtggaaaccccatttttttttagaaaattcaatttttaaatctgaaaaactgattgttttttttaagtaaaatgtgcaaaactaatactccataattttcttctagatttaaaaaaaagatagttttctggttttttttaaacacagtttttccatcaaaattttaattttttcagatttttataaaaatccaatttttcacattttgaaaagaaaaaaaaattagtgttgtccgttagtcaaggttttactcgttaaaaaaaagttttccaaatttaaaaaaaaatcaaatttaaaaaaattccaaggtttcagatttctttttaaaagaataaatcaatttttcagtaataaaatgtcatgtgcaatttaattttttttttttttaaaattagtgttgtccgtagtcaaggggaataaatgagccaaaaagttgaattgagggatagttttagcaaaatagatgaataaagggtatttttataccttttctaaaagttcaggggcatttttgttctttttcattaaatttatttgggagtttgactaaaagtgcaccacttatgcaaacataatgtactattagtgctctatgtgaaagaatatgtatgattttgatccaaacccaaacattatggatgattttggtccttttctcctgATTTGAATAAGCCTAGAACATTCCCCCTTattttcttccttgttttcatcGTTCTTACCAAACAAACCCTTTGAATGTTCATCTGCTTTTTCCAGTTTAACACCCCCCACCCCCCGCAAGTTGGAGGGGTTCGTAGAAATCCCCAACTTGGAGAGTATTATGTGATGAGAAGGTCCATTCAAAGCTTTGGTAAATAAACCAGCCAACTGCGAAGCTGCCGGAACATACGAGAGTGAAATGAGTCCGGCAACAAATTGTTGTCGGACAAAATGACAATCTGATTCCACGTGTTTAGTACGTTCATGGAACACTGGATTCTTTGCTATATGAATAGCGGATTGACTATCTGAGTGAATCGGAATTGGGAGATCCGGTGGATAACCTAAGTCTGTCAAAAGATGATGCAACCAGGTGATCTCAGCAACGACGTGCCTCATAGACCGATATTCAGCTTCGGCTGATGATAAAGAAACAGAGGTTTGCTTCTTCGATTTCTATGAAATCGGTGAACCACCAAGAGTGACATAGAATCCGCTAAAGATCGACGTGAGTCAATACACGATCCCCAATCCGCATCACAGAAAGCAACCAGCTGCAAGGGAATATCAGTGCGAAAAAATAAACCTTGCCCGGGGTTAGATCTGATATACGGAAGAACTCTGATTGCTGCAGAATAATGAGGGAGTCTGGGGCTTTGCATGTACTGAGAAAGATGTTGCACAACATATGAGATATTTGGTCGACTGTGAGTGAGGTAATTCAATTTACCTATTAACCTTCTATAGCATGTGGCATCTTTTAGTAAATCTCCTGAATGAATACTCAATTTGTTTGCAGGATCCATTGGAGATGATACAAGAGATAGATGAAAGCAGTCAAATTCAGTAAGAAGATCGAGGGCATACTTGTGTTGAGTGACAATTACCCCATGAGGTTCCTTGAGAACTTCCAATCCTAAGAAGTAATATAAGTTGCCCAAATCTTTGATTTTGAACTCTTCGTTCAAAAATAATTTCAACTGTGTGAGTTCCTCAGGGTCATTACCAGTTAAAATAATGTTATCAACATACACACCAATAATAGAAATAGAATCCCCATTCCTTTTAAAGAATAATGAATAATCATTCAGAGATGAAATGAAACCCTTGTAGTTTAATGCACAAGTAAGCTTAGAATACCGTTGTCTAGAAGCCTATTTAAGGCCATATACGGATTTGTTCAATTTGCAAACATGATTGGGACTAGGGGGTATCATACCAGGAGGAAATCTCATATAAACATCTTCAAAAAGATCACCATGTAAAAATGCATTGTTCACATCCAATTGTGAAATTCCCCATCCCTTTTTTACTGCAATGGCTAAGATACACCTTATGGTTGTCATCTTTACAACTGAGGAGAAGGTTTAATTGAAATTTATACCTTCTCTCTAGATATCTCCCCTGACCACTAGTCTGGCCTTTAATCTTTCTAGGCTTCCATCAGACTTTTGTTACACTTTGTATATCCATTTGCATGGTATAGC
The sequence above is a segment of the Lycium barbarum isolate Lr01 chromosome 6, ASM1917538v2, whole genome shotgun sequence genome. Coding sequences within it:
- the LOC132600491 gene encoding RING-H2 finger protein ATL57 isoform X1; amino-acid sequence: MRIKSPILVYQTRRLLQQSQSNQEINTHSTMSSSLSYPTATFQPMMNDSVTTEIERPFKLSAPFDSSMAVTILVLLTALFFLGFFSIYIRHFTGNTTTPSSSDADDRRRRHLSQPSSHSDETSSSSSSDADDLRRRHLSQPSSHRSCRKGMDPAAVQSLPLVTYSGAAEHLIEDCPICLAEFEVNEVVRLIPYCRHVFHQQCLDTWLASHVTCPLCRSTQFFKKVDEVRLDVVEVERSTVQECDTCRNIRRSCSSSSLGNRVALHRSASF